Below is a genomic region from Ketogulonicigenium vulgare WSH-001.
GCAATGTGATAGGTATCAAATTGCAGGCCCAGATTTGGGGCATCGACTTCGGCGATCAGATCAATCGCTTGACCAAGGTCGCTTAGGAAATAGCCGGTCACATCGCGGGTGGATTTTGGCTCGATCGTTAACTTTATCGCGCTGCCGGCCAATTCGGCACTGGCCCATCGCAGATTTTCGACCATGGTTGTATGCGCTTCGGCACCGGTTCCCGCACCAGCCATGATCTGTACGTTTTGCGCGCCCATGGCATTGGCGACGCGAATGGCGCGTTGGAAATCGCGCCGGAAATTCAGCTCGCCCCCAACAACGGCAGCGAAACCACGGGGTCGTCCCGTATAATTGGGCGGCGGCGCGTTCATCGACACAAAGTCGAGCTTATGACGCCGCAACCGGCTTAGGACATCTACGGCTGAATGATCGTATGGAAATAGAACTTCAATCCCAGTAAAACCAGCATCAGCAGCGGCGGCGAACCGATCCATAAAGGTCAGCTCGGGAAACAGCAGTGTTAAATTTGCAGCGAACTTGGGCATGTATGCATCAATATATATGAAAATATCGAACGGGTAGGCCATCTAACAATCGTTAAGTCAACTGTCCAATGCATTCAGGGGTTCCAGCATGGCATGGTATCAGGTAAATGACGCGTAAAGTGACGTTCTTGTCAGGAAGAGAGCAATGAAATTCTTCGTCGATACCGCCGTTATTGAAGAGATCCGCGAGCTGAACGACCTTGGGATGGTTGATGGTGTGACCACCAACCCCTCGTTGATCCTCAAATCGGGTCGCAACATCCTGGAAGTCACCCGCGAGATTTGCGAACTGGTTTCGGGCCCTGTTTCGGCCGAAGTCGTCGCCTCGAAAGCCGAGGATATGATCGCCGAAGGCCGCAAACTGGTCGAGATC
It encodes:
- a CDS encoding hydroxypyruvate isomerase family protein, with translation MAYPFDIFIYIDAYMPKFAANLTLLFPELTFMDRFAAAADAGFTGIEVLFPYDHSAVDVLSRLRRHKLDFVSMNAPPPNYTGRPRGFAAVVGGELNFRRDFQRAIRVANAMGAQNVQIMAGAGTGAEAHTTMVENLRWASAELAGSAIKLTIEPKSTRDVTGYFLSDLGQAIDLIAEVDAPNLGLQFDTYHIAAIAGDVIAAWNRCRHLVSHVQIASYPERAEPDMGEMSLWDFFNQIDADGYDGWVSAEYAPRGTTEQGLGWLRGQMPNTASRGGRALA